A genomic stretch from Shewanella sediminis HAW-EB3 includes:
- a CDS encoding HPP family protein, with product MSNREVFASIIGAFFATLCASFFSNSILEADNMPMVLASTGASAMLIFGIPHSPVSQPWPLVGGHIISALIGISAYYLIPNPVLASSVAIGIAMLAMHCTGSMHPPGGATAVTAVIGGSTVHELGYYFVIVPVFFNSIILLSIAMAIGTFREKNPFVTEGTEQEAWLIQPMNGES from the coding sequence ATGTCCAATCGAGAAGTCTTCGCCTCAATAATCGGCGCATTCTTCGCGACATTATGCGCCTCTTTTTTCAGTAACAGCATTCTCGAGGCTGATAATATGCCAATGGTATTAGCGTCGACCGGAGCCTCGGCCATGCTAATCTTTGGGATCCCTCATAGTCCGGTATCTCAGCCCTGGCCGCTGGTCGGCGGGCACATCATCTCCGCTCTTATCGGCATTTCTGCCTACTATCTGATCCCCAACCCGGTATTAGCCTCATCAGTTGCCATCGGCATCGCCATGTTAGCCATGCACTGCACCGGATCTATGCACCCTCCCGGTGGCGCCACAGCGGTTACAGCCGTTATTGGTGGCAGCACAGTACATGAACTTGGCTACTACTTTGTCATCGTACCGGTATTTTTTAACTCGATAATATTGCTTTCGATAGCGATGGCCATCGGCACTTTCAGAGAGAAAAACCCCTTTGTCACCGAGGGGACGGAACAGGAAGCTTGGTTAATACAGCCGATGAATGGTGAGTCTTAA
- a CDS encoding ribonucleotide reductase subunit alpha, whose protein sequence is MTNEQSAPQRLMFLFANAESTNPKKSKKHQRGTISPVMCVDKLPSELTTFDALVKEADSIAKQWNFVFIASLSGENGVAPTTDEAEPFLNKMANDIETGNGIGRYVIFDREENPIELESNG, encoded by the coding sequence ATGACCAATGAACAATCGGCACCTCAACGTCTGATGTTCCTTTTTGCCAATGCTGAGTCGACCAATCCTAAGAAGAGCAAAAAACACCAGCGAGGGACCATCTCTCCAGTGATGTGCGTAGACAAACTGCCTTCTGAACTCACTACCTTCGATGCATTAGTCAAAGAAGCCGACTCGATTGCTAAACAATGGAATTTTGTCTTCATCGCCAGTCTGAGTGGCGAGAACGGTGTTGCGCCAACCACCGACGAAGCTGAACCATTTTTAAATAAGATGGCCAACGATATTGAAACCGGCAACGGCATCGGCCGTTACGTCATCTTCGACCGTGAAGAGAACCCCATTGAGCTGGAATCTAACGGTTAA